A DNA window from Rhizobium sp. NXC14 contains the following coding sequences:
- a CDS encoding ThuA domain-containing protein translates to MAIRTVVWGENIHENTNAIVRGIYPEGMHMTIANALNTDPGISATTATLQEPEHGLSEARLAETDVLTWWGHKDHGAVSDVVVERVAKRVWEGMGLLVLHSGHFSKIFKRLMGTPCALKWREAGERERLWTINPRHPIAAGIGEHFELENEEMYGEQFSVPEPLETVFISWFQGGEVFRSGLTWRRGAGNIFYFRPGHETYPTYHDATVQKVLINGVKWAYNPEGALTGIADAPNVPVEKALEPIVERGPKLHQAGEAGYR, encoded by the coding sequence ATGGCCATACGCACCGTTGTGTGGGGTGAAAACATTCACGAGAATACCAATGCGATCGTCCGGGGCATCTATCCGGAAGGCATGCATATGACGATCGCCAATGCGCTGAATACCGATCCTGGCATCTCGGCGACGACGGCGACGCTGCAGGAGCCGGAGCATGGGCTGAGCGAAGCCCGGCTTGCCGAAACCGATGTCTTGACCTGGTGGGGCCACAAGGATCACGGCGCGGTGTCAGACGTCGTCGTCGAGCGCGTCGCCAAACGCGTCTGGGAAGGCATGGGCCTTCTCGTGCTGCATTCCGGCCATTTCTCGAAGATCTTCAAGCGGCTGATGGGAACACCCTGCGCGCTGAAATGGCGCGAGGCGGGTGAGCGCGAGCGGCTGTGGACGATCAACCCGCGCCATCCGATCGCCGCCGGCATCGGCGAGCATTTCGAGCTGGAGAACGAGGAAATGTATGGCGAGCAGTTTTCGGTGCCGGAGCCGCTCGAAACCGTGTTCATCTCCTGGTTCCAGGGCGGCGAAGTGTTCCGCTCGGGCCTGACCTGGCGCCGCGGCGCCGGCAACATCTTCTATTTCCGCCCCGGCCATGAGACCTATCCCACCTATCACGACGCCACCGTCCAGAAGGTGCTGATCAACGGCGTCAAGTGGGCCTACAACCCTGAAGGCGCGTTGACTGGCATTGCCGACGCTCCAAATGTGCCGGTGGAAAAGGCATTGGAGCCGATCGTCGAACGCGGCCCGAAACTGCACCAGGCCGGCGAAGCCGGTTACCGCTGA
- a CDS encoding SMR family transporter produces MSQAAIYGLLFAAVVLEVIGTTALQLSQQFTRIGPTALVVACYAAAFYCLSLTLKSIPVGIAYAIWSALGIVLISSVGLIFFKQRLDLPAIVGLGLIISGVIVVNLFSKSVSH; encoded by the coding sequence ATGAGCCAGGCCGCCATCTACGGGCTGCTCTTTGCAGCCGTCGTGCTCGAAGTCATCGGCACTACGGCGCTGCAATTGTCGCAGCAGTTTACCCGCATCGGGCCGACGGCGCTTGTCGTCGCCTGTTATGCGGCGGCCTTCTATTGCCTGTCCTTGACGCTGAAGAGCATTCCCGTCGGCATCGCCTATGCGATTTGGAGCGCTTTGGGAATCGTGCTGATTTCGTCGGTCGGCCTGATCTTTTTCAAGCAGCGCCTCGACCTGCCGGCCATTGTCGGCCTCGGGCTGATCATATCGGGCGTCATCGTCGTCAATCTGTTCTCGAAATCCGTTTCTCATTGA
- a CDS encoding TetR/AcrR family transcriptional regulator, producing MSNAHHRKKQPALVRQELLEVAARLAASEGMAAVTLDAVSAASSVSKGGLLHHFPTKNALLDALFESLLERFDADIEELMRGDPVPQGRFTRAYLRAVSGLKDRPDDSRSWTQVTIALLAEPRLRLRWRQWVQARAEEYVGTDSSLDAQIVRFAADGLWFADTLESHDISSALRRNLISRLVELTGK from the coding sequence ATGTCAAACGCTCATCACCGCAAGAAACAACCGGCTCTCGTGCGCCAGGAATTGCTGGAGGTCGCAGCGCGCCTTGCCGCCAGCGAAGGCATGGCGGCCGTGACACTCGATGCGGTCTCCGCCGCCTCCAGCGTCAGCAAGGGCGGATTGCTGCATCACTTCCCGACGAAGAATGCGCTGCTCGACGCGCTGTTCGAGAGCCTGCTCGAAAGGTTCGATGCGGATATCGAGGAACTGATGCGCGGCGATCCCGTGCCGCAGGGACGCTTCACCCGGGCCTATCTCAGGGCGGTCTCCGGTCTCAAGGATCGTCCCGACGATTCCAGGAGCTGGACGCAGGTGACGATCGCGCTTCTCGCCGAACCCAGGCTGCGCCTTCGCTGGCGCCAATGGGTGCAGGCGCGGGCTGAGGAATATGTCGGCACCGACTCCTCGCTCGATGCTCAGATCGTGCGGTTCGCCGCCGATGGGCTGTGGTTTGCCGACACGTTGGAGAGCCATGACATCAGCAGTGCCCTGAGGCGGAATCTCATCAGCCGTCTTGTCGAGCTCACGGGAAAGTAA
- a CDS encoding group II truncated hemoglobin, producing MTEKVTTLYEAIGGNAAVRALTHRFYALMDTLPEAKNVRAVHPPSLEGSEEKFYEYMTGYLGGPPLYIDKRGHPRLRSRHFVAEIGPIERDEWLLCFRRALDETIASQALRDLIWAPVERLAYHMQNKE from the coding sequence GTGACGGAGAAGGTCACCACTCTATACGAAGCGATCGGCGGCAATGCCGCCGTACGGGCGCTGACGCACCGCTTCTATGCGCTGATGGATACGCTGCCGGAGGCAAAAAACGTGCGTGCCGTACACCCGCCGAGCCTCGAAGGCAGCGAAGAGAAATTCTACGAATATATGACCGGCTATCTCGGCGGCCCGCCGCTCTATATCGACAAGCGCGGCCATCCGCGCCTGCGCAGCCGCCATTTCGTTGCCGAAATCGGGCCTATCGAACGGGACGAATGGCTGCTCTGCTTCCGCCGCGCGCTCGACGAGACGATCGCAAGTCAGGCGCTGCGCGATCTCATCTGGGCGCCGGTCGAGCGCCTTGCCTATCATATGCAGAACAAGGAATAG
- a CDS encoding DUF423 domain-containing protein, whose protein sequence is MSLNARIEPVLYLFAGLFGVAGVALAALAAHGGGEANLAASASAMCLAHAPALLALALGTAKLKTAWLAGFLMIVGTLLFAGDLVTLRFSGSGLFPYAAPTGGWAMMLGWLAVAAGAVFRVRF, encoded by the coding sequence ATGAGCCTGAACGCGCGCATCGAGCCGGTGCTCTATCTCTTCGCCGGCTTGTTCGGCGTGGCCGGCGTGGCGCTCGCCGCGCTTGCCGCCCATGGCGGCGGTGAGGCCAACCTTGCGGCATCCGCCTCCGCCATGTGCCTTGCACACGCCCCTGCCCTGCTCGCTTTGGCCCTCGGCACCGCCAAGCTCAAAACCGCCTGGCTCGCCGGTTTTCTGATGATCGTGGGAACCCTGCTCTTTGCCGGCGATCTTGTTACGCTCCGCTTCTCCGGCTCCGGCCTCTTCCCCTACGCCGCGCCGACCGGCGGCTGGGCGATGATGCTCGGCTGGCTGGCTGTGGCGGCAGGTGCTGTCTTTCGCGTGCGGTTTTAG
- a CDS encoding antibiotic biosynthesis monooxygenase, whose product MYIAMNRFKVVTGTEGDFETVWRNRDSSLAAVPGLVEFRLLRGKVNEEEEYTLYSSHTVWKSEEDFQNWTKSENFRAAHRNAGDRKAMYKGPPVFEGFNVVDGI is encoded by the coding sequence ATGTATATCGCAATGAATCGCTTCAAGGTGGTAACCGGAACCGAGGGCGATTTCGAGACGGTCTGGCGCAATCGCGATTCCAGCCTGGCCGCGGTGCCCGGCCTCGTCGAATTCCGCCTGCTGCGTGGCAAGGTCAATGAAGAAGAGGAGTATACGCTCTATTCCTCGCACACGGTCTGGAAGAGCGAAGAGGATTTTCAGAACTGGACGAAGTCCGAGAATTTTCGCGCGGCGCACCGCAATGCCGGAGACCGCAAGGCGATGTATAAGGGTCCGCCGGTTTTTGAGGGTTTTAATGTGGTCGACGGGATTTGA
- a CDS encoding DUF2325 domain-containing protein — translation MARKGKKGSNREVRDSAGEEAGQASNGRTKLDGRSFLYVGGRDCQVAHLRQIASNFGAELIHHDGGLREAVSRIDTLLPSVDCVFCPIDCISHDACLRVKTGCKKFSKAFIPLRNGSKSSLERALQTMNERDNSR, via the coding sequence ATGGCTCGCAAGGGCAAGAAGGGATCGAACCGGGAGGTCCGCGACAGTGCGGGCGAGGAGGCCGGCCAGGCATCCAACGGACGAACCAAACTGGATGGCCGCAGTTTCCTTTATGTCGGCGGGCGCGACTGCCAAGTGGCGCATCTGCGCCAGATCGCCAGCAATTTCGGCGCCGAACTCATTCATCACGATGGCGGCCTGCGCGAGGCGGTTTCGCGCATCGACACCTTGCTTCCCTCTGTTGATTGCGTGTTCTGCCCCATCGACTGTATCAGCCATGATGCCTGCCTGCGCGTGAAGACCGGCTGCAAGAAGTTCAGCAAGGCCTTCATCCCGCTTCGAAACGGCAGCAAGTCCAGCCTGGAACGTGCGCTGCAGACGATGAACGAACGAGACAATTCCCGATGA
- a CDS encoding energy transducer TonB, translating into MAISAKSKSRHVLIGEADADTSLNDNTPGMHPGHELPELRNAQRQPAGETVIHYTRFAQISSFPDHPEAEPAAPASAPPMDAAVEKQEDEQKPVRQRVALTCAGSFLFHAGLVVALSLFVSRPPDEAIEDAGEAVSVVVYGDSDVNQTSAGDPELERQPEQVAAEEVEPTTVQSEEATELNAAAVPPEQIQPVETATTESVPPVQDVTHVSPKTVVAAEPEVLVSESPAESSVIQPTATLLPEQPTPEAQRALVPAEIAPMALQPTEVPPEEIKPVETAETSPEPEEKPVTKPKPKADKPKPVKKKQLHKKAKPAGGDKGLDREDRTRGVVSGQNGPEIDGTSTATGGSDGVGSTAVANYPGKVQKRIRRAVRVPNEYKNKGGSITVRVQLTINGTGRVASVSVARSSGVAELDKAVLDGVRRAAPFPPLPSEWGKASWTFSQEVQVTR; encoded by the coding sequence ATGGCGATTTCAGCGAAATCCAAATCGAGACACGTGCTCATCGGGGAGGCGGACGCCGACACCAGCCTGAATGACAACACGCCCGGCATGCACCCCGGCCACGAACTTCCCGAACTGCGAAACGCGCAGCGGCAGCCGGCGGGGGAGACGGTCATCCATTACACACGTTTTGCACAGATCTCTTCCTTTCCCGACCATCCGGAAGCCGAACCGGCCGCTCCCGCTTCTGCGCCGCCAATGGATGCGGCGGTGGAGAAGCAGGAAGACGAGCAGAAGCCGGTGCGGCAGCGGGTGGCGCTGACGTGTGCCGGTTCGTTCCTTTTTCACGCAGGTTTGGTGGTTGCTCTCAGCTTATTTGTGTCACGACCCCCGGACGAAGCAATCGAAGACGCTGGTGAAGCTGTCAGCGTCGTCGTTTATGGCGATTCTGACGTTAACCAGACATCGGCGGGTGATCCGGAATTAGAACGGCAGCCTGAGCAAGTTGCGGCGGAAGAAGTTGAACCGACTACAGTTCAATCGGAAGAGGCCACTGAGCTAAATGCTGCGGCCGTGCCGCCGGAGCAGATCCAGCCAGTAGAAACCGCAACGACGGAGTCCGTGCCGCCGGTGCAGGACGTTACGCACGTTTCCCCTAAGACCGTTGTTGCCGCCGAGCCAGAGGTGCTTGTCTCCGAGAGTCCTGCAGAATCTTCCGTCATTCAGCCGACGGCGACGCTCTTGCCCGAACAGCCGACGCCTGAAGCCCAGCGGGCATTAGTACCGGCAGAGATAGCGCCAATGGCGCTACAGCCCACCGAAGTTCCGCCGGAAGAAATAAAACCTGTCGAGACTGCAGAGACCTCGCCGGAGCCTGAAGAAAAGCCGGTGACAAAACCGAAGCCAAAGGCTGACAAGCCGAAACCGGTCAAAAAGAAACAGCTCCATAAGAAGGCAAAACCTGCGGGTGGGGACAAGGGCTTAGATCGTGAAGACCGGACGAGGGGCGTGGTCAGCGGTCAGAACGGGCCGGAAATTGATGGAACATCAACCGCGACGGGCGGAAGTGATGGAGTGGGAAGCACGGCCGTAGCCAACTACCCGGGCAAGGTACAGAAGCGGATCCGGCGCGCTGTTCGCGTACCCAATGAATACAAGAACAAGGGCGGTAGTATCACCGTCAGGGTTCAATTGACGATTAACGGGACCGGTAGGGTGGCATCGGTTTCCGTTGCTCGCAGTTCGGGTGTTGCGGAGTTGGATAAAGCTGTTTTGGATGGTGTGCGGCGCGCGGCGCCGTTCCCACCTCTGCCTTCCGAATGGGGGAAGGCTAGCTGGACCTTTTCCCAGGAGGTCCAGGTCACGAGATAA
- a CDS encoding hemin uptake protein HemP, with translation MMVEKPDTFKHAPMPNQPAAQHRIVESADLFRGTNEIMIRHDGLVYRLKITRQGKLILNK, from the coding sequence ATGATGGTTGAAAAGCCAGACACCTTTAAACATGCGCCAATGCCCAACCAGCCGGCGGCGCAGCACCGGATCGTCGAAAGCGCGGATCTTTTCCGCGGCACGAACGAGATCATGATCAGACACGACGGGCTGGTTTACCGCCTGAAGATCACCCGCCAGGGCAAACTCATTCTCAATAAATAG
- a CDS encoding ChuX/HutX family heme-like substrate-binding protein — translation MTEQKRPAPAEIRAFRAENPKMRERDMAARLKISEAALVAAETGISVTRIDGSALKLLERVERLGEVMALSRNESAVHEKIGVFENIKSGVQSAIVLGENIDLRIFPSRWEHGFAVSKKDGDQERLSLQYFDKAGNAVHKIHLRPNSDIEAYHAIVAELKLEDQSQELLEAEVSNAADEAADVSRDELRDNWSKLTDTHEFFGMLKRLKIGRQAAIRTVGDDYAWKLDNTATAGMTHASVKSGLPIMCFVANNGIVQIHSGPIFNVQAMGPWINIMDPNFHLHLRQDHIAETWAVRKPTKDGHVTSLEAYNAAGEMIIQFFGKRKEGSDERAEWREIMENLPRAASAAA, via the coding sequence ATGACCGAGCAGAAAAGACCGGCTCCAGCAGAAATCCGCGCGTTTCGGGCCGAAAATCCGAAGATGCGCGAGCGCGATATGGCCGCCCGGCTGAAGATTTCCGAAGCAGCCCTCGTCGCGGCCGAGACCGGCATCAGCGTCACCCGCATCGACGGCAGCGCATTGAAGCTTCTCGAGCGCGTGGAGCGCCTCGGCGAAGTGATGGCGCTGTCGCGCAACGAAAGCGCCGTGCACGAAAAGATCGGCGTCTTCGAAAACATCAAATCAGGCGTGCAGAGCGCGATCGTTCTCGGCGAGAATATCGACCTGCGCATCTTCCCGAGCCGCTGGGAGCATGGCTTCGCCGTCTCGAAGAAGGATGGCGACCAGGAGCGCCTCAGCCTGCAATATTTCGACAAGGCAGGCAACGCGGTGCACAAGATTCACCTGCGCCCAAACTCTGATATCGAGGCCTATCACGCGATCGTCGCCGAGCTGAAACTCGAAGACCAGTCGCAGGAATTGCTCGAGGCCGAGGTCTCGAATGCCGCCGATGAAGCTGCCGATGTCAGCCGCGACGAGTTGCGCGACAACTGGAGCAAGCTCACCGATACCCACGAATTCTTCGGCATGCTGAAGCGCCTGAAGATCGGCCGCCAGGCGGCCATCCGCACCGTCGGCGACGACTATGCCTGGAAGCTCGACAACACTGCGACGGCGGGAATGACGCATGCTTCGGTGAAATCGGGCCTGCCGATCATGTGCTTCGTCGCCAATAACGGGATCGTCCAGATCCATTCCGGCCCGATCTTCAACGTGCAGGCGATGGGTCCATGGATCAACATCATGGATCCGAACTTCCACCTGCATTTGCGCCAGGATCACATTGCCGAGACCTGGGCCGTGCGCAAGCCGACCAAGGACGGCCACGTCACCTCGCTGGAGGCTTACAATGCCGCGGGCGAGATGATCATCCAGTTCTTCGGCAAGCGGAAGGAAGGCTCCGACGAGCGCGCCGAATGGCGCGAGATCATGGAAAACCTGCCGCGGGCAGCAAGTGCCGCCGCATGA
- a CDS encoding ABC transporter substrate-binding protein, which translates to MTMRKNLRRIRLWELALTAAVMALPLIQTAPAGKHFTFIRTAHAEENKLDTSRLVSVGGDVTEIVYALGEESRLIARDTTSLYPEAALKLPNVGYMRALSPEGILAMNPTAIIAVEGSGPPEALVVLKNASVPFETVPNAFTRDGIIAKIDRVGTLLGVPDKAKTLEEKVAADLDTAIADAEKRSEAERKRVLFILSAQNGRIMASGTGTAADGMIKLAGAVNAVGVFPGYKPLTDEAIIEAKPDIILMMNRGDGAGTRNEDLLAQPAIALTPAGEKKAIIRMDGVYLLGFGPRTASAVRDLNAAIYGG; encoded by the coding sequence ATGACGATGCGTAAAAACCTGCGCCGGATCCGCCTTTGGGAACTGGCCCTGACGGCCGCCGTCATGGCGCTGCCGCTGATCCAGACGGCGCCGGCCGGCAAGCACTTCACTTTCATCCGCACCGCTCACGCCGAGGAAAATAAGCTCGATACGTCGCGCCTCGTTTCGGTCGGCGGCGACGTCACCGAGATCGTCTACGCCCTCGGCGAGGAAAGCCGGCTGATCGCCCGCGACACGACGAGCCTCTATCCGGAGGCAGCGCTGAAGCTCCCGAATGTCGGTTACATGCGGGCGCTCTCGCCGGAAGGCATCCTTGCGATGAACCCGACGGCGATCATCGCCGTCGAAGGCTCCGGTCCGCCGGAGGCGCTTGTTGTGCTGAAGAATGCCAGCGTTCCGTTCGAGACGGTGCCGAATGCCTTTACCCGCGACGGCATCATCGCCAAGATCGACCGCGTCGGCACGCTGCTCGGCGTGCCTGACAAGGCAAAGACGCTCGAAGAAAAGGTCGCTGCCGATCTCGACACGGCGATCGCCGATGCCGAAAAGCGCTCGGAGGCCGAGCGCAAGCGCGTTCTCTTCATACTCAGCGCCCAGAACGGCCGGATCATGGCCTCGGGCACCGGCACGGCGGCCGACGGCATGATCAAGCTTGCCGGCGCCGTCAATGCCGTCGGCGTATTTCCGGGCTACAAGCCGCTTACCGACGAGGCGATCATTGAAGCCAAGCCCGACATCATCCTGATGATGAACCGCGGCGACGGCGCCGGCACCAGGAACGAAGACCTGCTGGCCCAGCCGGCAATCGCGTTGACGCCGGCCGGAGAGAAGAAGGCGATCATCCGGATGGACGGCGTCTACCTGCTCGGCTTCGGCCCGCGTACGGCGAGCGCGGTGCGTGACCTCAATGCGGCGATCTACGGGGGCTGA
- a CDS encoding iron ABC transporter permease: protein MALPQAMTERRRPFQMEEMRDISQAGDRTRLALLAIAVLAAGSVFSMLFSVTTGASDASILDVIRNMTGTETALSARDRIIIFDIRLPRAILGFLIGASLAVSGTVMQGLFRNPLADPGLVGVSSGASFGAVAMIVLGGGLAAPLQAFFGIYALPAAAFGGGLATTLLLYGIATRHGQTSVATMLLAGIALGALALALTGLLIYLANDQQLRDLTFWSMGSLAGATWTKIATAGPIILLSFTVLPFLARGLNAITLGEAAAFHMGVPVQRLKNVAIVGVAAATGASVAVSGGIGFVGIVVPHVLRMAIGPDHRFLLPAAALLGGSLLIFADVLARTLVDPAELPIGIITAAVGGPFFLWILLKQRSRLAL from the coding sequence ATGGCCCTGCCTCAAGCCATGACGGAGCGAAGGCGACCATTCCAGATGGAAGAGATGCGTGATATCAGCCAGGCAGGCGACCGGACGCGGCTCGCCCTGCTGGCGATCGCCGTGCTCGCCGCCGGCTCGGTCTTCTCGATGCTGTTTTCGGTGACGACGGGCGCTTCGGATGCATCGATCCTCGACGTGATCCGCAACATGACGGGCACGGAGACGGCGCTCAGCGCCCGTGACCGCATCATCATCTTCGATATCCGCCTGCCCCGGGCGATCCTCGGCTTCCTGATCGGCGCCTCGCTTGCCGTTTCCGGCACGGTGATGCAGGGCCTGTTCCGCAATCCGTTGGCCGATCCCGGCCTCGTCGGCGTCTCCTCTGGCGCAAGCTTCGGCGCGGTCGCCATGATCGTGCTCGGCGGCGGCCTCGCAGCCCCGCTCCAGGCATTTTTCGGCATCTATGCGCTGCCCGCGGCCGCCTTCGGCGGCGGCCTCGCGACGACGCTGCTGCTCTACGGGATTGCGACACGGCATGGCCAGACCTCGGTGGCGACGATGCTGCTTGCCGGCATCGCGCTCGGCGCGCTTGCGCTGGCGCTCACCGGCCTCTTGATCTACTTGGCGAACGACCAGCAGCTGCGCGACCTGACCTTCTGGAGCATGGGCTCGCTTGCCGGCGCCACCTGGACGAAGATCGCCACCGCCGGCCCGATCATTCTCCTGTCCTTCACCGTCCTGCCCTTCCTGGCGCGCGGCCTCAATGCCATCACGCTCGGCGAGGCAGCCGCCTTTCATATGGGCGTGCCGGTGCAGCGGCTGAAGAATGTCGCGATCGTCGGCGTCGCGGCCGCGACCGGCGCTTCCGTGGCCGTCAGCGGCGGAATCGGCTTCGTCGGCATCGTCGTGCCGCATGTCCTGCGCATGGCGATTGGGCCGGATCATCGTTTCTTGCTGCCCGCCGCAGCCCTTCTCGGCGGTTCGCTGCTGATCTTCGCCGACGTGCTCGCCCGCACCCTGGTCGATCCTGCCGAGCTGCCGATCGGCATCATCACCGCAGCGGTCGGCGGCCCATTCTTCCTGTGGATCCTGCTGAAGCAGCGTTCGCGCCTTGCCCTCTGA
- a CDS encoding heme ABC transporter ATP-binding protein, translating to MIEVSGLSVRLSGKSIVSDVSFSAKAGELTAIAGPNGSGKTTTMKAISGELAYDGSVRIDGDEVKGLKPWQLAAIRGVLPQASAISFPFTVREIVRMGLTAGLNPHPDKSDQTTAAALASVDLTGFEGRFYQELSGGEQQRVQLARVLCQISEPIIDGKPCWLLLDEPVSSLDISHQLTIMSLARTLCERGGGVIAVMHDLNLTALFADRIVLMKSGRLAAAGRVKEVLTDETMLSVFGCALRINQIPADGTPFVLAHSALSHA from the coding sequence ATGATCGAAGTGTCCGGCCTCTCCGTGCGCCTTTCCGGCAAATCAATCGTCAGCGACGTCTCCTTCAGCGCAAAGGCCGGTGAACTGACGGCGATCGCCGGACCGAACGGCTCCGGCAAGACGACAACGATGAAAGCAATCTCCGGCGAGCTTGCCTATGACGGCTCCGTGCGCATCGACGGCGATGAGGTGAAGGGGCTGAAGCCCTGGCAGCTTGCCGCCATTCGCGGCGTGCTGCCGCAGGCAAGCGCCATCTCCTTTCCCTTCACTGTGCGCGAGATCGTCCGCATGGGCCTGACCGCGGGCCTGAACCCGCACCCCGACAAATCAGATCAGACGACGGCGGCCGCCCTCGCCTCGGTCGATCTGACCGGTTTCGAAGGCCGCTTCTACCAGGAACTCTCCGGCGGCGAGCAGCAGCGCGTGCAGCTTGCCCGCGTGCTCTGCCAGATCTCGGAACCCATCATTGATGGCAAGCCCTGTTGGCTGCTGCTTGACGAGCCGGTCTCGAGCCTCGACATCAGCCATCAGCTGACCATCATGTCCCTCGCCCGCACGTTGTGCGAGCGCGGCGGCGGCGTCATCGCCGTCATGCACGACCTCAACCTGACAGCACTTTTTGCCGATCGCATCGTGCTGATGAAATCCGGCCGGCTCGCCGCCGCCGGTAGAGTTAAAGAGGTGCTGACCGACGAGACGATGCTTTCGGTATTTGGCTGCGCGCTGCGGATCAATCAGATCCCGGCTGATGGCACGCCTTTCGTGCTCGCCCACAGCGCCCTCTCCCATGCCTGA
- a CDS encoding DUF883 family protein has protein sequence MSYSIFQSGRSRRNGTFHHLESGIEEQIEALRDELAELTRLVGKNSRHQSEKIRSQASAGFEELLGRSEELLRELQHGYERGATEMRETVRNHPLATIGAAAALGLAIAFLARR, from the coding sequence ATGAGCTATTCTATCTTCCAGTCCGGCCGCAGCCGCCGCAACGGCACCTTCCACCATCTTGAATCCGGGATCGAAGAACAGATCGAGGCATTGCGCGACGAGCTCGCCGAACTGACGCGCCTCGTCGGCAAGAACTCGCGCCACCAGAGCGAGAAGATTCGCAGCCAGGCTAGCGCCGGCTTTGAGGAACTGCTCGGCCGCAGCGAGGAACTGCTGCGCGAGCTGCAGCACGGTTATGAGCGCGGCGCAACCGAAATGCGCGAGACGGTGCGCAATCATCCGCTGGCAACCATCGGCGCCGCTGCCGCTTTGGGCTTGGCCATCGCCTTCCTCGCCCGTCGCTGA
- a CDS encoding RNA polymerase sigma factor, whose product MEEKLQPSFKRELLAALPSLRAFAISLIGRHDRADDLVQDTIMKAWAKQDHFEMGTNMKAWLFTILRNELYSQMRKSGREVQDSDGLFTESMAMHPSQYGALDLQDFKKALDQLPPDQREAIILVGASGFSYEEAAEICGCAVGTIKSRVNRARQRLQELLQISGEADFGPDATSAPLTSKAFAF is encoded by the coding sequence ATGGAAGAGAAACTGCAACCCAGCTTCAAGCGGGAATTGCTGGCGGCCCTCCCTAGCCTTCGCGCTTTTGCCATTTCGCTGATCGGACGGCACGATCGCGCCGATGATCTCGTTCAAGACACCATCATGAAAGCCTGGGCCAAGCAGGATCATTTCGAGATGGGCACCAATATGAAGGCCTGGCTCTTCACGATCCTGCGCAACGAGTTGTACAGCCAGATGCGCAAGAGTGGCCGCGAGGTGCAGGACAGCGACGGGCTGTTCACGGAATCGATGGCGATGCATCCCTCGCAATATGGCGCGCTCGACCTGCAGGACTTCAAGAAGGCGCTCGACCAGTTGCCGCCGGACCAGCGCGAAGCGATCATCCTCGTCGGTGCTTCGGGCTTTTCTTACGAGGAAGCCGCCGAAATCTGCGGCTGCGCCGTCGGCACCATCAAGAGCCGCGTCAACCGCGCGCGGCAGCGCCTGCAGGAACTGCTGCAGATTTCAGGCGAGGCCGATTTCGGCCCCGACGCCACTTCGGCGCCTCTAACATCGAAGGCTTTTGCGTTCTGA
- a CDS encoding NepR family anti-sigma factor, with protein MTTRNKEAADQRKLELRASDILDPNNQIGVKLRSLYAAAQEEAIPDRFLDLLEKLDHAEMMASAKMAE; from the coding sequence ATGACTACACGCAATAAAGAGGCGGCGGATCAGCGGAAGCTGGAGCTGCGGGCAAGCGATATTCTGGACCCGAACAACCAGATCGGCGTCAAGCTGCGGTCGCTCTATGCCGCGGCACAAGAAGAGGCGATCCCCGATCGTTTTCTCGATCTTCTCGAAAAGCTCGACCATGCTGAAATGATGGCTTCTGCCAAGATGGCCGAATAG